Proteins encoded in a region of the Euleptes europaea isolate rEulEur1 chromosome 3, rEulEur1.hap1, whole genome shotgun sequence genome:
- the LOC130475241 gene encoding histone H2A-beta, sperm-like, protein MPRSQCDTESSEDLEPSCRGRRPKTSRSGRAGLIFPVGRIERFLRTGDYAERIGSGSSVYMAAVLQYLTYDIVDIAGNIAANDHRRRIAPRHLHETISCDADLQQLLGGIILQQAKATSKKLPAATSRRGKGKKTAHSVKRRRNGAVAA, encoded by the coding sequence ATGCCTCGCAGCCAGTGTGATACGGAGAGCTCTGAAGATCTGGAGCCCTCTTGCCGAGGTAGGAGGCCCAAAACCTCCCGGTCTGGCCGAGCCGGGCTGATATTCCCAGTGGGCCGTATTGAAAGATTCCTGCGGACGGGAGACTATGCTGAGCGGATTGGATCGGGGTCTTCAGTTTACATGGCTGCCGTGCTCCAGTACTTGACATATGACATTGTGGACATTGCTGGAAATATTGCTGCCAATGATCACAGGCGCCGGATTGCCCCCCGGCACTTGCATGAGACCATCAGTTGTGATGCTGATCTCCAACAGCTGCTTGGAGGCATCATCCTCCAACAGGCGAAAGCCACATCGAAGAAACTACCAGCGGCCACCTCCCGGAGAGGGAAGGGCAAGAAGACTGCCCACTCTGTAAAGAGAAGGCGTAATGGTGCTGTTGCCGCTTAA